In the Streptomyces katrae genome, one interval contains:
- a CDS encoding sulfate adenylyltransferase subunit 1, whose product MDDVDDVDDTTTTLRFATAGSVDDGKSTLVGRLLHDSKSVLADQLEAVEAASARRGRDAPDLALLTDGLRAEREQGITIDVAYRYFATARRRFILADTPGHVQYTRNMVTGASTADLAVVLVDARNGVIEQTRRHAAVAALLRVPHVVLAVNKMDLVDYRESVFAEIAEEFTAYACALGIPEITAIPVSALAGDNVVEPSAHMDWYGGPTVLEHLETVPVGDALTAPARFPVQYVIRPQTSEHRDYRGYAGQIASGVLRVGEAVTVFPSGRTSVIEAIDALRPGLGPLTAVDTAWAPQSVTLRLRDEVDVSRGDLIAPAAAAPATTQDVTATVCHVADRPLKPGQRVLLKHTTRTVKAIVREIPSRLALDDLSQHPDPGKLSANDIGRVVLRTGEPLALDAYADSRATGSFLLIDPSDGTTLTAGMAGEAFTETERTV is encoded by the coding sequence ATGGACGACGTGGACGACGTGGACGACACGACGACGACGCTGCGCTTCGCGACCGCCGGTTCCGTGGACGACGGCAAGTCCACCCTGGTCGGACGCCTCCTGCACGACTCCAAGTCGGTCCTCGCCGACCAGCTGGAGGCCGTCGAGGCCGCTTCCGCCCGGCGCGGCCGGGACGCCCCGGACCTGGCCCTCCTTACCGACGGCCTGCGGGCCGAGCGGGAGCAGGGCATCACCATCGACGTGGCCTACCGCTACTTCGCCACCGCCCGCCGCCGGTTCATCCTCGCCGACACCCCCGGGCACGTGCAGTACACCCGCAACATGGTCACCGGCGCCTCCACCGCCGACCTCGCCGTGGTCCTCGTCGACGCCCGCAACGGCGTCATCGAACAGACCCGCCGCCACGCCGCCGTCGCCGCCCTCCTGCGCGTCCCCCACGTCGTCCTCGCCGTCAACAAGATGGACCTCGTCGACTACCGGGAGAGCGTCTTCGCGGAGATCGCCGAGGAGTTCACCGCCTACGCCTGCGCCCTCGGCATACCGGAGATCACCGCCATCCCCGTCTCGGCCCTCGCCGGGGACAACGTGGTCGAGCCCTCCGCGCACATGGACTGGTACGGCGGCCCCACCGTCCTGGAGCACCTGGAGACCGTCCCCGTCGGCGACGCCCTCACCGCCCCCGCCCGCTTCCCCGTCCAGTACGTGATCCGCCCCCAGACCTCCGAACACCGCGACTACCGCGGCTACGCGGGCCAGATCGCCTCCGGCGTCCTGCGCGTCGGCGAAGCCGTCACCGTCTTCCCCTCCGGCCGCACCAGCGTCATCGAGGCGATCGACGCGCTCCGCCCCGGCCTTGGACCGCTCACGGCCGTCGACACCGCCTGGGCCCCCCAGTCCGTCACCCTCCGCCTCCGGGACGAGGTCGACGTCTCCCGCGGCGACCTCATCGCCCCGGCCGCGGCCGCCCCCGCCACCACTCAGGACGTCACCGCCACCGTCTGCCACGTCGCCGACCGGCCCCTTAAGCCCGGCCAGCGCGTCCTGCTCAAGCACACCACCCGCACCGTCAAGGCGATCGTCCGGGAGATCCCGTCCCGGCTGGCCCTCGACGACCTCTCCCAGCACCCCGACCCCGGGAAGCTGTCCGCCAACGACATCGGCCGCGTCGTCCTGCGCACCGGCGAACCCCTCGCCCTTGACGCCTACGCGGACTCCCGCGCCACCGGATCCTTCCTCCTCATCGACCCGTCCGACGGGACCACCCTGACCGCGGGCATGGCCGGCGAGGCCTTCACCGAGACCGAACGGACCGTCTGA